In the genome of Magnolia sinica isolate HGM2019 chromosome 2, MsV1, whole genome shotgun sequence, one region contains:
- the LOC131237359 gene encoding pentatricopeptide repeat-containing protein At4g32450, mitochondrial-like, producing the protein MINGPALIMSRKRATLLTIKSIAAFSQVNPSLFFHHPKALSSSKNSLDSIKTLAFVKHIGTAAERTDFQTDPHITKDNHRFEFQHNSNGFQVENPVDSQQSPNGVYGESPRNGFYRENPRQKDFQQSTIGFYRENPRQQEFQQNPNGYYGENRADPWQNSNGYYGETTRDFHQNPNGYYRENPRENFQQNTPHGFYRENPSEVQQNSNGFYEQKPAEFQQNPKGNWREDFQQNPNGFRGETGESPLACDGRPSEKAVETDGSEGYKGTVNELDDFCKEGKVKEAVEVLGLLEQQGIVVDLPRYIQLLQACGDAKALEQAKVVHDHISRSMVQVEVWVYNKILEMYSKCSSMDNAYYLFEKMPERNFTSWDTLITGFANNGLGEDAIDMFSRFKQAGLRPDGRMFIGVFSACSVLNAIDEGMLHFESMSKDYSIVPAMEHYVSIVDMLGKSGYLDEAMEFIEKMPVDPTVDVWETLMNLSRVHGNMELGDRCAEFVENLDSSRLTEQSKAGLLPIKASDLAKEKEKKKLSAQNLLEVRSRVHEYRAGDTSHPEKDKIYEQLKGLSGQMREAGYVPDTRFVLHDIDQEAKEEALLYHSERLAIAYGLISSPARSPIRIIKNLRICGDCHSALKIISKIVGRELIVRDAKRFHHFKDGLCSCRDYW; encoded by the coding sequence ATGATTAACGGTCCTGCTTTAATAATGTCCAGAAAGAGGGCCACTCTTCTCACCATCAAATCCATTGCAGCTTTCTCTCAGGTAAACCCTTCTCTTTTTTTCCATCATCCCAAAGCCCTGAGTTCTTCAAAGAACTCTTTGGATTCTATCAAAACCCTAGCTTTTGTCAAACACATCGGTACTGCTGCTGAAAGAACAGATTTCCAAACAGATCCTCATATTACAAAAGATAACCATAGGTTTGAATTCCAACATAACTCAAATGGGTTTCAAGTAGAAAATCCTGTAGATTCTCAGCAAAGCCCAAATGGAGTTTACGGAGAGAGCCCTAGAAATGGGTTTTACAGAGAAAACCCTAGGCAGAAAGATTTTCAGCAGAGTACAATTGGGTTTTACAGAGAAAACCCTAGACAACAAGAATTTCAGCAGAATCCAAATGGCTATTATGGAGAAAACCGTGCAGACCCCTGGCAAAACTCAAATGGGTATTATGGAGAAACCACCAGGGATTTTCATCAAAACCCAAATGGTTATTACAGAGAAAACCCTAGAGAAAATTTCCAGCAGAACACCCCGCATGGGTTTTACCGGGAAAATCCATCAGAAGTTCAGCAGAATTCAAATGGGTTTTATGAGCAGAAGCCTGCAGAGTTTCAGCAGAACCCAAAAGGGAATTGGAGAGAGGACTTTCAGCAAAACCCAAATGGATTTCGGGGAGAAACGGGTGAGTCTCCTTTGGCGTGTGATGGCAGACCTAGTGAAAAAGCTGTTGAAACAGATGGAAGTGAAGGGTATAAAGGCACTGTCAATGAACTGGATGATTTTTGCAAGGAGGGAAAAGTGAAGGAAGCTGTCGAAGTTTTAGGTTTGTTAGAGCAACAAGGCATTGTTGTGGATTTACCAAGGTATATACAGTTGTTGCAGGCATGTGGTGATGCAAAAGCTCTAGAACAAGCAAAGGTTGTTCATGATCACATCTCGAGATCTATGGTTCAAGTTGAAGTCTGGGTTTATAACAAGATCTTAGAGATGTACTCCAAATGCAGTTCGATGGACAATGCTTACTatctgtttgagaaaatgcctgaACGTAACTTTACATCTTGGGACACCTTGATAACGGGGTTTGCGAACAATGGTCTTGGAGAGGATGCTATTGACATGTTCAGCCGGTTCAAGCAGGCAGGGCTGAGGCCTGATGGGCGTATGTTTATTGGGGTCTTTTCTGCATGTAGTGTTCTGAATGCAATTGATGAGGGAATGCTGCATTTTGAATCGATGAGCAAGGATTATAGTATTGTCCCTGCCATGGAGCATTATGTGAGTATTGTGGATATGCTTGGGAAATCGGGGTATTTGGATGAAGCCATGGAGTTCATCGAAAAGATGCCTGTTGATCCGACTGTTGATGTTTGGGAAACATTGATGAACCTTAGCAGGGTCCACGGAAACATGGAACTTGGCGATCGCTGTGCTGAGTTTGTAGAAAACTTGGACTCATCCAGGCTAACAGAACAATCAAAGGCAGGTCTTTTGCCCATTAAAGCTTCAGATCTAgcaaaggagaaagagaagaagaaattgtCTGCACAGAACCTTCTAGAGGTCAGAAGTAGAGTGCATGAGTACAGGGCGGGAGATACTTCGCACCCTGAAAAAGACAAGATTTATGAACAATTGAAAGGCTTGAGTGGGCAAATGAGAGAGGCAGGGTATGTTCCAGATACAAGATTTGTCTTGCATGACATAGACCAAGAAGCAAAGGAGGAAGCTTTGCTTTATCACAGTGAGAGGCTTGCTATTGCTTATGGCCTCATCAGCAGCCCAGCTCGTTCACCGATTCGTATAATTAAGAATCTTCGTATTTGTGGTGATTGCCACAGTGCGTTGAAGATCATATCGAAGATTGTTGGTCGGGAACTCATTGTACGAGATGCTAAGCGGTTTCACCATTTCAAGGATGGGCTCTGCTCTTGCAGGGATTACTGGTAG